In the genome of Mesorhizobium sp. NBSH29, the window AAAGGGCAGGGTGGCCGCATTGCGCACCGCTTCGATACAAGCCAGCGGAGCGTGCAGCCCGCGCGCCTTCCGGGCAAATTCGGCCGCGGCCGCTTCCAGCGCCGCAAGGTCGGTTGCCTCTATGGTGTCGCGTCGGTCCCGCACAGGCTGTGGCGCCAGCCCTTGCTGTGCCTTGGCAGTCGCAAAGGCCATCGCCTCCTGCACCAGATCATCCCCGGCAATCAGGTCCACAAGCCCGAACTCGTGCGCCTTCTGCGCGCTGATCGGCGTGCCGGAAACGATCAGTCCAAGCGCTGCTTGCGCGCCGACCAGATAGGGCAGACGCACCGTCCCGCCCGCACCCGGCAACAACCCAAGCTTCACTTCCGGCAGGCCAAGTTTCGCCGCCCTGTCAGCGACGCGAAAATGGCAGCCAAGCGCCAGTTCCAGCCCGCCACCCAGTGCTGTTCCGTGGATGGCAGCAACCGTCGGTTTCTTGATCGCCTCGATCATCGCGATAAGCGCCCGCAGGTCCGGTGCCTGCATGGGCTTGCCAAACTCGGTGATATCGGCCCCCGCCACAAATGTGCGCCCCGCACAGGCAATCACGATGGCGTCAACATCATCATTGTCGCGCGCCGCTTCCAACGCCTTGTAGGCACCATCCCGCAGCGCATGGCTGAGAGCATTGACGGGCGGATTATCAAGAACGACAAGCGCGATCCTGTTTTCAATTGTGGTGGTGGATACTGACAAAAAACTCTCCTTAAGCAGCTACTGCGTCGAGAAACCGCGCAATCAGCCTGGCTGCTTGTTCAGGTTGCTCGACGCAGGGGATATGTCCTGCATTTTCGATGATGTGAAATTGCGCGCCGGTGATCATCTCAGCCATGGCGCGAACGAGATCAGGCGGCGTCGAGGCGTCGTCCGCACCGACCAGGCACAGCACCGGCAGTTTCAGCGCGCGCGTCGCTTCCGTCAAATCGCAATCGCGAACTGCGGCGCAGCTGGCAACATAGCCTTCGACAGGCTGGCGCGTCAGCATGGCCCGGCAGCCATCGAACAGGGCGTTGTCAGGCCGACGGAACGCCGCCGTGAACCAACCATTGAGGATCATCTCCGCCAGCGATCCGATGCCATCGCGGCGAACCGCCTCGATGCGCGTGTTCCAGCTTTCGTCGGTGCCGATCTTTGGCGCTGTATCGCACAGCACCAGCGCCGAAACGCGTTCAGGATGCAGCGCTGCGAGTCCCTGCGCGATCAT includes:
- the pcaD gene encoding 3-oxoadipate enol-lactonase codes for the protein MEFARVNGVALHYQTSGAHALPALVFVNSLGTDFRIWDAVADHFRDRYRILTYDKRGHGLSQETPAPGAMTDHVDDLVALLDHCGIDRAVVVGLSIGGMIAQGLAALHPERVSALVLCDTAPKIGTDESWNTRIEAVRRDGIGSLAEMILNGWFTAAFRRPDNALFDGCRAMLTRQPVEGYVASCAAVRDCDLTEATRALKLPVLCLVGADDASTPPDLVRAMAEMITGAQFHIIENAGHIPCVEQPEQAARLIARFLDAVAA